In a single window of the Deinococcus reticulitermitis genome:
- a CDS encoding FmdE family protein, protein MTAPPALSELLARSAALHGHLCPRQILGVRMALLAGERLGLDFPRTDKRVLVFVETDGCFADGVSVGSGCWLGRRTLRLIDHGKVAATFVDTRSGQAVRASPQTDLRARARAARREGQKRYQAYLDAYQSWPAEALFDTVPVALALDLAALLSSAGKRAVCDVCAEEIVNERELQRGGQTLCRGCAGDAYVRPPAGREPAPPPEPVGAEG, encoded by the coding sequence ATGACGGCCCCGCCCGCCCTCTCCGAGCTGCTCGCCCGCAGCGCGGCGCTGCACGGACACCTCTGCCCGCGCCAGATTCTCGGGGTGAGGATGGCGCTGCTGGCGGGGGAGCGGCTCGGCCTTGACTTTCCGCGCACCGACAAGCGCGTGCTCGTGTTCGTCGAAACCGACGGCTGCTTCGCCGACGGGGTCTCGGTGGGCAGTGGTTGCTGGCTGGGCCGGCGCACCCTGCGGCTGATCGATCACGGCAAGGTCGCTGCCACCTTCGTGGACACCCGCAGCGGGCAGGCGGTGCGCGCCTCGCCGCAGACCGACCTGCGCGCCCGTGCCCGCGCCGCGCGGCGGGAAGGCCAGAAGCGCTATCAGGCGTATTTGGACGCCTACCAGTCCTGGCCGGCGGAGGCGCTGTTCGACACGGTGCCCGTCGCGCTCGCGCTCGATCTGGCGGCCCTGCTGAGCTCGGCGGGCAAGCGCGCGGTGTGTGACGTCTGCGCAGAGGAGATCGTCAACGAGCGCGAACTTCAGCGCGGTGGGCAGACGCTCTGCCGGGGCTGCGCGGGCGACGCCTACGTCAGGCCCCCGGCCGGGCGGGAGCCGGCCCCGCCGCCGGAACCGGTGGGCGCTGAAGGCTGA
- a CDS encoding MFS transporter yields MSTVQASDPASAQARQRVLILSTVAFTLMFAVWLMFGILGLPIRQEFGLSDLQLSWLSAVAVLNGSFWRLPAGILTDRLGGKRVFGTMLLLTAIPAFLISYTQSYSLLLVLAFLVGFAGNSFSVGVAWNSVWFPKGQQGTALGVFGAGNVGASVTKFIGPALIASLPAAGLLGGLMPGGWRGIPFLYGVLLLVMGLAVFALAPKDRYPGQGRTLREMLTPLRDLRVWRFGLYYVVFFGAYVALAAWMPKYYVDVYRLPLQGAALLTALFIFPASLLRPLGGYLSDRFGARAATYGAFGLMLLALLFMMMPSGHIVLYVPGEGGAVTQREVLHYALGLWPFTLCLFLVGVAMGIGKAAVYKHIPEYFPRDVGAVGGLVGMLGGLGGFFLPPMFAAAKSAFGFPQTTFFVVFVISLISLIWMHLTVLRMMNRAAPQLQSQIDHDLVHP; encoded by the coding sequence ATGTCCACTGTGCAAGCGTCCGACCCGGCCTCGGCCCAGGCGAGGCAGCGGGTCCTGATTCTCTCGACCGTGGCGTTCACCCTGATGTTCGCCGTCTGGCTGATGTTCGGCATCCTGGGCCTGCCGATTCGGCAGGAATTCGGTCTCAGCGACCTCCAGCTCTCGTGGCTCTCGGCGGTGGCGGTGCTCAACGGCTCGTTCTGGCGCCTGCCCGCCGGGATTCTCACCGACCGGCTCGGCGGCAAGCGGGTGTTCGGGACCATGCTGCTGCTCACCGCCATTCCCGCCTTCCTGATCTCGTATACCCAGAGCTACTCGCTGCTGCTGGTCCTCGCCTTCCTGGTGGGCTTCGCGGGCAACTCCTTCTCGGTCGGGGTGGCCTGGAACAGTGTGTGGTTTCCCAAGGGACAGCAGGGCACCGCGCTCGGGGTCTTCGGGGCCGGCAACGTGGGGGCGAGCGTCACCAAGTTCATCGGCCCGGCCCTGATCGCCTCGCTGCCGGCGGCGGGGTTGCTCGGCGGCCTGATGCCGGGGGGCTGGCGCGGCATTCCTTTCCTCTACGGCGTGCTGCTGCTGGTGATGGGCCTGGCAGTGTTCGCCCTGGCCCCCAAGGACCGCTACCCCGGCCAGGGCCGCACCCTGCGCGAGATGCTCACGCCGCTGCGCGACCTGCGGGTGTGGCGGTTCGGGCTGTACTACGTGGTGTTTTTCGGCGCTTACGTGGCGCTGGCGGCCTGGATGCCCAAGTATTACGTGGACGTGTACCGCCTGCCGCTGCAAGGGGCCGCCCTGCTCACCGCGCTGTTCATCTTCCCGGCCAGCCTGCTGCGCCCGCTCGGCGGTTACCTCTCGGACCGCTTCGGGGCACGCGCCGCCACCTATGGGGCCTTCGGGCTGATGCTGCTCGCGCTGCTGTTCATGATGATGCCGAGCGGTCACATCGTCCTGTACGTGCCCGGCGAGGGCGGCGCCGTCACGCAGCGCGAGGTGCTGCACTATGCGCTGGGGCTGTGGCCCTTTACGCTGTGCCTGTTCCTGGTGGGCGTGGCGATGGGCATCGGCAAGGCCGCCGTCTACAAGCACATTCCCGAGTATTTCCCCCGGGACGTCGGCGCGGTGGGCGGCCTGGTGGGGATGCTCGGCGGCCTCGGGGGCTTTTTCCTTCCGCCGATGTTCGCCGCCGCCAAGAGTGCCTTCGGATTCCCGCAGACCACCTTTTTCGTCGTGTTCGTGATCTCCCTGATCTCGCTGATCTGGATGCACCTGACCGTCTTGCGGATGATGAACCGCGCCGCCCCACAGCTTCAGAGCCAGATCGACCACGACCTCGTTCACCCCTGA
- the allE gene encoding (S)-ureidoglycine aminohydrolase — protein sequence MKHLGVTRSALHGSHAVITPETFVRTALAEWPGCPVTVHIAPVIGLTARFVQYTAEMPAGAQATEPGDGFQRFAFVIGGEVRAEVGGEARTLRESDYVFLPAGTPHRLHAQAESRVAVFEKVYQAAPGVPAPGVHWGNERETPGSAFEGDEHLIARKLLPDDAAFDFMVSTMSFAPGATLPYTEIHYMEHGLLMLEGEGLYKLEDRYYPVTAGDVIWMGAHCPQWYGALGRHWSKYLLYKDMNRHPLAR from the coding sequence ATGAAACACCTCGGAGTCACCCGCAGCGCCCTGCACGGCTCGCACGCGGTCATCACCCCCGAAACCTTCGTCCGCACCGCGCTCGCCGAGTGGCCCGGCTGCCCGGTCACGGTGCATATCGCCCCCGTGATCGGGTTGACGGCCCGCTTCGTCCAGTACACCGCCGAGATGCCGGCGGGCGCGCAGGCCACCGAGCCTGGAGACGGCTTCCAGCGTTTCGCCTTTGTGATCGGTGGCGAGGTGAGGGCCGAGGTTGGTGGCGAGGCGCGCACGCTGCGCGAGTCCGATTACGTCTTTCTCCCGGCTGGAACGCCCCACCGCCTGCACGCGCAGGCAGAGTCCCGCGTGGCCGTCTTTGAAAAGGTGTATCAGGCAGCGCCCGGCGTCCCGGCCCCTGGGGTCCACTGGGGCAACGAGCGGGAGACTCCCGGCTCCGCCTTCGAGGGCGACGAGCACCTGATCGCCCGCAAGCTGCTGCCTGACGACGCCGCTTTCGACTTCATGGTGAGCACCATGAGCTTCGCGCCGGGCGCGACGCTGCCCTATACCGAGATTCATTACATGGAACATGGCCTGCTGATGCTCGAGGGCGAGGGGCTTTACAAGCTCGAAGACCGCTATTACCCGGTGACGGCGGGCGACGTGATCTGGATGGGCGCGCACTGCCCGCAGTGGTACGGTGCGCTGGGGCGGCACTGGAGCAAGTACCTGCTCTACAAGGACATGAACCGGCATCCGCTCGCCCGCTGA
- the uraD gene encoding 2-oxo-4-hydroxy-4-carboxy-5-ureidoimidazoline decarboxylase encodes MTRPPLPLAQINALSPEAFAEHFAGVLEHSPHYAEWVGAQRPFASVEDLAAAFAAAASADRPEAQLALIRAHPDLAGKAALAGEVTAESASEQASAGLGRLSSEEYAEFHRINAAYHARFNFPYVVCVRENTKETIFEGARRRLTHTPDEERRAALHEIGRIARLRVLDLVQATE; translated from the coding sequence ATGACCCGTCCGCCCCTCCCCCTGGCGCAGATCAACGCCCTGAGCCCCGAGGCGTTCGCCGAACACTTCGCCGGAGTGCTGGAGCACTCGCCGCACTACGCCGAGTGGGTAGGAGCGCAGCGCCCCTTCGCCAGCGTGGAGGACCTCGCTGCCGCCTTCGCCGCTGCTGCGTCAGCCGATCGCCCGGAGGCGCAGCTCGCCCTGATCCGGGCGCATCCCGACCTCGCTGGAAAGGCGGCGCTGGCGGGTGAGGTGACCGCCGAATCCGCCTCCGAGCAGGCCTCGGCGGGGCTGGGCCGCCTTTCCAGCGAGGAATACGCCGAGTTTCACCGCATCAACGCGGCCTATCACGCCAGGTTCAACTTTCCCTACGTCGTGTGCGTGCGCGAGAACACCAAGGAAACCATCTTCGAGGGCGCGCGCCGGCGCCTGACCCACACGCCCGACGAGGAAAGGCGCGCGGCCCTGCACGAGATCGGCCGCATCGCCCGCCTGCGGGTGCTGGACCTGGTGCAGGCCACCGAGTGA
- a CDS encoding xanthine dehydrogenase small subunit, with product MKHIKLSVNGVPRVAQGAEPHTTLLNWLRDQGLTGSKEGCAEGECGACAVLIARPGESGGTRLDAVNSCLVLLAALDGGEVTTAEGLGTPGQLHRVQHELAARGGSQCGYCTPGFVVGMAAEYYREDRDAGDFDLHALSGNLCRCTGYRPIADAANALGRPDAADPFAARLAQPAPLPENTHLETLNGDFHRPTTLAEATALLAEQPGAVLLAGGTDWGVEVNLRHARAARTIAVDALPELRRLEWTPEYVEIGAGLNLSDLERRLAGRVPLLAEWLPHFASRLIRNSATLGGNLGTASPIGDSPPVLLALGARVVLASARGEREVDLSEYFTGYRQTQRQAGELIRAVRIPLPLAPISGFYKVAKRRFDDISSVAVGIALELGGDVVRSVKIGLGGVAATPIRALDTEAALTGQPWTERTVRAAAQVMRGEGTPLSDHRASAAYRAAMLEQILLKFYFEQTSQEVTI from the coding sequence ATGAAACACATCAAGCTGAGCGTCAATGGGGTCCCGCGCGTGGCCCAGGGGGCCGAGCCCCACACCACACTGCTGAACTGGCTGCGTGACCAGGGCCTCACCGGCAGCAAGGAAGGTTGCGCGGAAGGCGAGTGCGGCGCCTGCGCGGTGCTGATCGCGCGGCCCGGCGAGAGCGGAGGCACCCGGCTGGACGCGGTCAATTCCTGTCTGGTCCTGCTCGCCGCGCTCGACGGGGGCGAGGTCACAACCGCCGAGGGCCTGGGCACCCCGGGGCAGCTCCACCGCGTGCAGCACGAGCTCGCGGCGCGGGGCGGCTCACAGTGTGGCTACTGCACCCCGGGGTTTGTGGTGGGCATGGCCGCCGAGTACTACCGCGAGGACCGCGACGCGGGCGACTTCGATCTCCACGCGCTGAGCGGCAACCTCTGCCGCTGCACCGGCTACCGCCCGATCGCCGACGCGGCCAACGCCCTCGGCCGTCCGGACGCCGCCGACCCCTTCGCCGCACGACTCGCGCAGCCGGCCCCGCTGCCGGAAAACACCCACCTGGAAACCTTGAACGGCGACTTCCACCGCCCCACCACCCTCGCCGAGGCGACGGCACTTCTCGCCGAGCAGCCCGGCGCGGTGCTGCTCGCGGGCGGCACCGACTGGGGGGTGGAGGTCAACCTCCGGCACGCCCGCGCGGCGCGCACCATTGCGGTAGACGCCCTCCCCGAGCTGCGGCGGCTGGAGTGGACGCCGGAATACGTCGAGATCGGCGCGGGCCTGAACCTCTCGGACCTCGAGCGGCGGCTCGCGGGGCGTGTCCCGCTGCTGGCCGAGTGGCTCCCGCACTTCGCCTCGCGCCTGATTCGCAACAGCGCCACGCTGGGCGGCAACCTCGGCACGGCCTCCCCGATCGGGGACAGCCCGCCGGTCCTGCTGGCGCTTGGGGCGCGGGTGGTGCTCGCGTCGGCCCGGGGCGAGCGCGAGGTGGACCTGAGCGAGTATTTCACCGGCTACCGGCAGACCCAGCGCCAGGCAGGAGAACTGATTCGCGCCGTGAGAATCCCGCTGCCGCTCGCGCCCATCAGCGGCTTTTACAAGGTGGCCAAACGCCGCTTCGACGACATCTCCAGCGTGGCGGTGGGCATCGCGCTGGAGCTGGGTGGCGACGTGGTGCGTTCGGTGAAGATCGGCCTCGGCGGCGTGGCGGCCACACCCATCCGGGCGCTGGACACCGAGGCGGCCCTGACCGGCCAGCCCTGGACGGAGCGGACGGTGCGCGCCGCCGCCCAGGTGATGCGCGGGGAAGGCACGCCGCTCAGTGACCACCGCGCCTCGGCGGCCTACCGCGCGGCGATGCTGGAGCAGATCCTGCTGAAGTTCTATTTCGAGCAGACGAGTCAGGAGGTGACCATATGA
- the xdhB gene encoding xanthine dehydrogenase molybdopterin binding subunit — MTSLYERPAVAAVGEATPHESAGLHVTGHALYTDDLGVRLSGLLHAWPLQAPHAHARVTRLNVGPALGVPGVVRVLTEDDVPGVNDSGVKHDEPLFPSEVMYHGQAVCWVLAESLDAARLGAEQIEVEYEPLPALLTLQEAVEAGSFQGGQPTLQSGDVEAGFAGSSHIFEGESEFGGQEHFYLETNVSLAQVDESGQVFVQSSTQHPTETQEIVAHVLGLASHEVTVQCLRMGGGFGGKEMQPHGYAAVAALGAVLTGRPVRLRLNRQQDMTLTGKRHPFHARWKVGFSEAGQLQALEATLTSDGGWSLDLSEPVLARALCHVENAYHIPHTRVRGRIAKTNKTSQTAFRGFGGPQGMLVIEDILGRCAPLLGLEAHELRARNFYRPGDATPYGQPVRHAERLHEVWETLLRSADFAERKAEIAAFNAAHPHVKRGLAVTPVKFGISFNFTAYNQAGALVHVYKDGSVLINHGGTEMGQGLHTKMIQVAATALGVPTSSVRLAPTRTDKVPNTSATAASSGADLNGGAIKDACEQIKARLAAVAAGSLSAKGKAKVQTLGVHPDDVRFEQGRVFPVGHPELALDFREVVHDAYHLRTQLWAAGFYRTPGLHWDREAMRGEPFKYFSYGASVSEVEVDGFTGASRLRRVDLLHDVGDSLSPLIDLGQVEGGFVQGAGWLTLEELRWDTSDGPNRGRLATQTASTYKLPSFSEMPEVFNVSLLERATESGVVYGSKAVGEPPLMLAISVREALRQACAAFGTPGRETPLPCPATPEAVFWTLDAARQAARSAAAPQPVGD, encoded by the coding sequence ATGACCAGCCTCTACGAACGCCCCGCCGTCGCGGCCGTGGGCGAGGCGACCCCGCACGAGAGTGCCGGACTCCACGTCACCGGGCACGCCCTGTACACCGACGATCTGGGGGTGCGGCTGAGCGGCCTGCTGCACGCCTGGCCGCTCCAGGCTCCGCACGCCCACGCCCGCGTCACCCGACTGAATGTCGGCCCGGCGCTGGGGGTTCCCGGCGTGGTGCGGGTGCTGACCGAAGACGACGTGCCGGGCGTCAACGACTCCGGCGTCAAGCACGACGAGCCGCTGTTTCCGAGCGAGGTGATGTACCACGGTCAGGCGGTCTGCTGGGTGCTGGCCGAGAGCCTGGACGCCGCACGGCTCGGCGCCGAACAGATCGAGGTGGAGTACGAACCGCTGCCGGCCCTGCTCACCCTTCAGGAAGCGGTTGAGGCCGGGTCCTTCCAGGGCGGCCAGCCCACCTTGCAGAGCGGGGACGTGGAAGCGGGGTTCGCCGGGTCGAGCCACATCTTCGAGGGCGAGTCGGAGTTCGGCGGGCAGGAGCACTTCTATCTGGAGACGAACGTCTCACTCGCGCAAGTCGACGAGTCGGGGCAGGTCTTTGTCCAGAGTTCGACCCAGCACCCCACCGAGACGCAGGAGATCGTGGCCCATGTCCTGGGGCTTGCCAGCCATGAGGTCACCGTCCAGTGCCTGCGGATGGGCGGGGGGTTCGGCGGCAAGGAGATGCAGCCGCACGGCTACGCGGCGGTCGCCGCGCTCGGGGCGGTGCTCACAGGCCGCCCGGTGAGACTGCGCCTGAACCGCCAGCAGGACATGACCCTCACCGGCAAGCGCCACCCCTTCCACGCGCGCTGGAAGGTGGGCTTCAGCGAGGCGGGGCAGCTCCAGGCGCTGGAGGCCACCCTCACTTCCGACGGCGGCTGGAGCCTCGACCTCTCCGAGCCGGTGCTCGCGCGGGCGCTGTGCCACGTCGAGAACGCCTACCACATCCCGCACACCCGGGTACGCGGGCGCATCGCCAAGACGAACAAGACCTCCCAGACCGCCTTCCGGGGATTCGGGGGGCCGCAGGGCATGCTGGTGATCGAGGACATCCTGGGCCGCTGCGCGCCGCTCCTCGGGCTGGAGGCGCACGAGCTGCGCGCACGCAACTTCTACCGCCCCGGCGACGCCACCCCCTACGGCCAGCCGGTGCGGCACGCCGAGCGGCTGCACGAGGTCTGGGAGACGTTACTCAGGAGTGCGGACTTCGCGGAAAGGAAAGCAGAGATCGCCGCCTTCAACGCCGCGCATCCACACGTCAAGCGGGGGCTCGCGGTGACGCCGGTGAAGTTCGGCATCTCCTTCAACTTCACGGCCTACAACCAGGCGGGCGCGCTCGTGCACGTCTACAAGGACGGCTCGGTGCTGATCAACCACGGCGGCACCGAGATGGGCCAGGGCCTGCACACCAAGATGATCCAGGTGGCCGCGACTGCCCTCGGCGTGCCGACGAGCAGTGTCCGGCTCGCGCCGACGCGCACCGACAAGGTGCCCAACACCTCGGCGACGGCGGCGAGCAGCGGGGCCGACCTCAACGGCGGCGCGATCAAGGACGCCTGCGAGCAGATCAAGGCACGCCTCGCGGCGGTGGCGGCGGGGTCACTCAGCGCAAAGGGCAAGGCGAAGGTGCAGACGCTCGGCGTCCACCCGGACGACGTGCGCTTCGAGCAGGGGCGGGTCTTTCCCGTCGGGCATCCCGAACTCGCGCTCGATTTCCGCGAAGTCGTCCACGACGCCTACCACCTGCGCACCCAGCTGTGGGCGGCAGGCTTTTACCGCACGCCGGGGCTGCACTGGGACCGCGAGGCGATGCGGGGCGAACCCTTCAAATACTTCTCCTACGGCGCCTCCGTGAGCGAGGTGGAGGTCGACGGCTTTACCGGCGCCTCCCGCCTGCGCCGGGTCGACCTGCTGCACGACGTGGGCGACAGCCTCTCGCCCCTGATCGACCTCGGGCAGGTGGAGGGCGGCTTCGTGCAGGGCGCGGGCTGGCTCACCCTCGAAGAGCTGCGCTGGGACACGTCGGACGGACCGAACCGGGGCCGCCTCGCCACCCAGACCGCGAGCACCTACAAGCTGCCGAGCTTTTCTGAGATGCCCGAAGTCTTCAACGTCTCGCTGCTGGAGCGCGCGACCGAGAGCGGCGTGGTGTACGGCTCGAAGGCCGTCGGTGAGCCGCCGCTGATGCTGGCGATCAGCGTGCGCGAGGCGCTGCGCCAGGCGTGCGCGGCCTTCGGGACGCCGGGGCGCGAAACCCCGCTGCCCTGCCCCGCCACCCCCGAAGCCGTGTTCTGGACGCTCGACGCGGCGCGGCAGGCGGCCCGGTCAGCCGCGGCGCCACAGCCGGTGGGCGACTGA
- the xdhC gene encoding xanthine dehydrogenase accessory protein XdhC, with product MAEGTGAGPGWLQAVQTLSERGEAGVLVTVAAVRGHAPREAGAKMVVGARESWESVGGGNLEQTALERARALIGCGASTPELLTLRLTDRAMGEHGRQCCGGEVTLLLEPLRTVRPHLAIFGVGHVGLALARLLVTLPVNLHLIDSRAAQLAPERLMGLGEPAARLHVHHAPIPEMVLAELPPGTHLVILTHDHAEDAALCDAALRRPELGFIGLIGSEVKWARFRGQLRALGHTEEALSRVTTPIGLPGIRGKSPPVIALSVAAQLQQVLEARTVRTAAPPADPPRGAP from the coding sequence GTGGCCGAAGGCACCGGGGCGGGACCCGGCTGGCTCCAGGCCGTGCAGACCCTCAGCGAACGCGGCGAGGCGGGCGTGCTCGTGACCGTCGCGGCGGTGCGCGGGCACGCCCCGCGCGAGGCCGGCGCGAAGATGGTGGTGGGCGCGCGGGAGAGCTGGGAGAGCGTCGGCGGCGGCAACCTTGAACAGACGGCGCTGGAGCGGGCGCGCGCGCTGATCGGCTGCGGAGCGTCCACGCCCGAACTGCTGACCCTGCGCCTGACCGACCGCGCCATGGGAGAGCACGGGCGGCAGTGCTGCGGCGGCGAGGTCACGCTGCTGCTCGAACCGCTGCGGACTGTCCGGCCCCACCTGGCGATCTTCGGCGTCGGGCATGTCGGGCTCGCCCTCGCCCGCCTGCTCGTCACGCTGCCGGTCAACCTGCACCTGATTGATTCGCGCGCGGCCCAGCTCGCCCCCGAGCGGCTGATGGGCCTGGGCGAGCCAGCGGCCCGGCTGCACGTCCACCACGCACCGATTCCCGAGATGGTGCTCGCCGAGTTGCCCCCCGGGACCCACCTCGTGATCCTGACCCACGACCACGCCGAGGACGCCGCCCTGTGTGACGCCGCGCTGCGCCGCCCGGAGCTGGGCTTCATCGGGCTGATCGGGTCGGAGGTCAAGTGGGCGCGGTTTCGCGGGCAGCTCCGCGCGCTGGGGCACACTGAAGAAGCGCTGTCACGCGTCACCACCCCCATCGGCCTGCCGGGCATCCGGGGCAAGAGCCCGCCCGTGATCGCCCTGAGCGTGGCCGCGCAGCTTCAGCAGGTGCTCGAGGCGCGGACGGTGAGGACTGCGGCGCCGCCCGCCGACCCGCCCCGGGGGGCCCCATGA
- the guaD gene encoding guanine deaminase: MRLYRATLMHTPGNPFQMPGTLQALDDGALLVDEQGKIAAAGPHAELRAASPGAEVTDLRGGMLLPGFIDTHVHYPQVRVLGGLGMQLLDWLEQITLPEEARLADNTYAGSVAREFLSALAANGTTTALVFGSHFAGAMEVFFSEAARSGLRVVAGQVVSDRLLRPELHTTPDRAYQEGRALIERWHGVGRSLYAVTPRFSLSASEGILGACAALMAEFPEVRFTSHINENPREVGAVRALFPGARDYLHTYEQAGLVTPRSVLAHSVHPSERELGVMAAQGCSAAHCPCSNASLGSGLFPLRRHLAAGVHVSLGTDVGGGSGFSMLKEGLQAYFTQQLLGEAGTPLGAERLLYLATRAGAEALGLEDQVGDFSVGKAFDAAYLRPEPGGTLATVLAHAPSAERALSALFTLGTQGDVAQVWVQGEAVYRRQTPVSGVSG; encoded by the coding sequence ATGAGGCTCTACCGCGCGACCTTGATGCACACGCCCGGCAACCCGTTTCAGATGCCGGGGACCTTGCAGGCCCTGGACGACGGCGCCCTGCTGGTGGACGAGCAGGGGAAGATCGCTGCCGCCGGCCCGCACGCCGAGCTCCGCGCCGCCTCCCCTGGCGCCGAGGTCACCGACCTGCGCGGTGGGATGCTGCTTCCCGGTTTCATCGACACCCACGTCCACTACCCGCAGGTGCGGGTGCTGGGCGGGCTCGGGATGCAGTTGCTCGACTGGCTGGAGCAGATCACGCTGCCCGAGGAAGCGCGGCTGGCCGACAACACCTACGCCGGCAGCGTGGCGCGCGAGTTTCTCTCGGCGCTCGCCGCCAACGGCACGACGACCGCACTCGTGTTCGGCAGTCACTTCGCCGGGGCGATGGAGGTGTTTTTCTCGGAAGCCGCACGCAGCGGCCTGCGGGTGGTGGCCGGGCAGGTGGTGAGTGACCGGCTGCTGCGCCCCGAGCTGCACACCACCCCGGACCGCGCCTATCAGGAAGGCCGCGCCCTGATCGAGCGCTGGCACGGCGTGGGCCGCAGCCTCTACGCCGTGACCCCACGCTTCTCGCTCTCGGCGAGTGAGGGCATCCTGGGCGCCTGCGCCGCACTGATGGCCGAGTTCCCGGAGGTGCGCTTCACCAGCCACATCAACGAGAACCCGCGCGAGGTCGGGGCGGTGCGCGCGCTCTTTCCAGGGGCGCGTGACTACCTGCACACCTACGAGCAGGCCGGGCTGGTCACACCCCGCAGCGTGCTCGCGCACAGCGTCCATCCGTCGGAGCGCGAACTCGGGGTGATGGCGGCTCAAGGCTGCTCGGCGGCGCATTGCCCGTGCAGCAACGCCTCGCTCGGCAGCGGCCTGTTTCCTCTGCGCCGGCACCTCGCGGCGGGCGTACACGTCTCGCTCGGGACCGACGTGGGCGGCGGCAGCGGCTTCTCGATGCTCAAGGAGGGGTTGCAGGCCTACTTCACCCAGCAGTTGCTCGGAGAGGCCGGCACCCCGCTGGGCGCCGAGCGGCTCCTCTACCTCGCCACCCGCGCCGGGGCCGAGGCACTGGGGCTGGAGGATCAGGTGGGCGATTTCAGCGTCGGCAAAGCGTTTGACGCCGCCTACCTGCGTCCGGAGCCGGGCGGCACCCTCGCCACCGTGCTCGCCCACGCGCCGAGCGCCGAGCGCGCCCTCTCGGCCCTGTTCACGCTCGGCACCCAGGGCGACGTGGCGCAGGTGTGGGTGCAGGGCGAAGCGGTCTACCGGCGCCAGACTCCGGTGAGCGGTGTGTCGGGCTGA
- a CDS encoding NCS2 family permease encodes MTDVQSPRPGGGSTLDRFFGVHAAGSSVSTELRAGLTTFLTMSYILFVNPQVLSTAINVPNAFVQLLMTTAIAAAFGSIVMGVVAKYPYAQAPGMGLNAFFAFTVVQGLGVPWQTALGAVFVSGVLFVLLSVLGARQAIVQAIPTSLKFAITGGIGAFLAFLGLRSAGLVVSNPATLLGLGSLTAPTVWLALLGLLIAAVLMKRRVTGAILWSILATTALAILTRIPVYAGGPNGALQPFPGFDGRFLGIIDAPIWPSALVGQLDIVGALGLGLLSVVFTFFFVDFFDATGTLTGLSQRAGFLDEKGEMPRARRLFAMDGLAAMFGAYMGTSTTTAYVESASGIGEGGRTGLTAVTVGVLFLLSMFLWPLASAIPGAATAPALILVGALMMEGVKNVDWDDISEGLPAFLTVLTMPLTFSIANGVSIGVISYCAIKLLSGEARRVSPILYGVAALLLVRYVWLMGE; translated from the coding sequence ATGACCGACGTTCAATCCCCCCGTCCCGGAGGCGGGTCCACCCTCGACCGCTTCTTCGGTGTTCATGCCGCCGGCTCCTCGGTCTCCACCGAGCTGCGCGCGGGCCTCACCACCTTCCTCACGATGAGTTACATCCTCTTCGTGAACCCGCAGGTGTTATCGACCGCGATCAACGTGCCGAACGCCTTCGTGCAGCTCCTGATGACCACCGCGATCGCGGCGGCCTTCGGCTCGATCGTGATGGGCGTGGTGGCGAAGTACCCCTACGCGCAGGCGCCTGGGATGGGCCTGAACGCCTTTTTCGCGTTCACGGTGGTCCAGGGCCTCGGCGTGCCGTGGCAGACGGCGCTGGGGGCCGTGTTCGTCAGCGGGGTGCTGTTCGTGCTGCTGAGCGTGCTGGGCGCCCGGCAGGCCATCGTGCAGGCGATCCCCACCTCGCTCAAGTTCGCCATTACCGGCGGGATCGGGGCCTTTCTCGCGTTCCTGGGGCTCAGGAGCGCCGGGCTCGTCGTGAGCAACCCCGCGACGCTGCTGGGGCTGGGGTCGCTCACGGCGCCGACCGTCTGGCTCGCGCTGCTCGGGCTGCTGATCGCGGCGGTGCTGATGAAGCGGCGCGTCACCGGGGCAATTCTGTGGAGCATCCTGGCGACGACCGCCCTTGCGATCCTGACCCGGATCCCGGTCTACGCGGGCGGCCCGAACGGAGCGCTGCAACCCTTTCCCGGCTTCGACGGCCGCTTTCTCGGCATCATCGACGCGCCGATCTGGCCGTCGGCGCTCGTCGGGCAGCTCGACATCGTGGGGGCGCTCGGGCTCGGGCTGCTGAGCGTGGTCTTCACCTTCTTCTTCGTGGACTTCTTCGACGCGACCGGCACCCTGACCGGCCTCTCGCAGCGCGCGGGCTTCCTCGACGAGAAAGGCGAGATGCCGCGCGCTCGGCGCCTCTTCGCGATGGACGGCCTCGCGGCGATGTTCGGCGCGTACATGGGCACCTCGACCACCACTGCCTACGTCGAGTCGGCGAGCGGCATCGGTGAGGGGGGGCGCACCGGCCTGACCGCCGTGACGGTGGGCGTGCTGTTCCTGCTCAGCATGTTCCTGTGGCCGCTGGCCTCCGCCATTCCCGGCGCCGCCACCGCACCCGCGCTGATCCTGGTCGGCGCCCTGATGATGGAAGGCGTCAAGAATGTGGACTGGGACGACATCAGCGAGGGGTTGCCCGCTTTCCTGACCGTGCTCACCATGCCGCTGACCTTTTCTATCGCCAACGGCGTGAGCATCGGCGTGATCAGCTACTGCGCGATCAAGCTGCTGAGCGGCGAGGCCCGCCGGGTCAGCCCGATTCTGTACGGCGTCGCGGCGCTGCTGCTCGTGCGGTATGTCTGGCTGATGGGCGAGTAA